DNA from Tachysurus fulvidraco isolate hzauxx_2018 chromosome 16, HZAU_PFXX_2.0, whole genome shotgun sequence:
CACAAATGATGCATTCTCGCTCTTCTTTGCACGCATGTACACATTCATCTGAATGTTGAGAGCTCGAATTCAAGCAAAGCGCTTGCTAATTTTTTCCAAACAgcctgaatttttttatttatttatttattttaaatgaacatctGCCTTTTAAAAGTTTACTAGCATTGTAGCTAGCCCAAAAAAAGCATGCTAGCTGTACATATACACATCTGTTTTTGTATCGCATGAAATAATGGTATActattattttagatttcagACCTGTTGTGTCTAgaggtggttttttttttagcatacaGGAAACATCAGAccgattttgtttttgttctttttctacTAGAACAATcaatagtgtacagtatatacagtatagtacttGGTGGATGCTGAGCCAGCTGTAATTACTGTTCTACCCATCACCGCGTCtcttacacttttttttcccccttatatTTTCATGCTTTTCAAATCAAGTGACTGTTTAAAGctaatgagtgtgtttgtagatTGAGATGTGACTGATTCCAGGCATGTGTGCTGTTTATAGGGGAAAAGCAAGCAGCCACTCATGTGTGGCTGGATCAAGAATACGACCGGGAACAGTCCCAGCTTTGGGCGGAGCTGGAAGAGCAGGTGGTGGCTGTGGTCAATAGGGGCAGCGTACCCATCAACTTCCAGCCAACTCAGTACTGCCTCAGCAGCCACACCGATAACCTGCGTTACCCCCTCGCCGTGGTGGAAGGTAGGAATCTTCTCACGATTCGACCGGCGAGACTTGTAATATTTCTTTCACAGCATTCCTGacgtatattttatatattttagctCTGTTAAATAATTAACACCGATTCGCACATTTAGTGCCACTGGAAACAGGTTTGATGTGAACAGAGCATTTACATCATGAAGAAATCTCCTTCATGGCACAGAAAGATTTGATGTGTATAATGTTGAAATGGAACGACCAACATCATATATCACACTGCTCACGTGCTCCATTATGCGTCACCTCTGCAGAGCCCATTATCGTGGAGGTGGTCTTTAGAAATCCTCTGAAGGTTCCACTGGCTTTGTCTGAACTGTCTCTGTTGTGGACGTTCACGCCGAAGGACTTTTCTGGACCTCAAGGAGGCACGACTGGAGAAACCGTCTGTAATGAAAAGGAGGCAGCTACAAGCAAAGTAAGAGTCTAAAGTTGTCCTTGCTTTGATTGATTATTAGTGGCCTCCTGTGTTTAATAcatagtgcatgtgtgtggatgtagtgatgaatatctgtgtgtaaactctagcATATGAACATACGCTAcatcttgaactttttttttttctttcaatttacCCTTTTctactatttttttaaacactatttttATGTATAGGTTTTCTTTTGTTACGCACTTAAATGTCCCATGCTGGGGAGTAATAAAGGTATATCTCATCTGCTCACTTATCATCTCATTCGATTCTGCGTTTCAGGCCACAGCATTCGATGACCTCATCAACACTGAAGTCATTCCAGAGTTCCCCATGAATCCCGAAGAAACGAAAGTGGTGAGGAGtttaattattcttttattctgtcctgtattcttttcttttgttcatttGGCGTATTTGTCAGATATCACAAATGATTTTTGGTTtgatttgtctgttttgttaaCTAGgggtattttattcatttatttatttatttttgtttttcaggccCGACTGAAGTTGCTGCCTCATAAAACTGGAGAGCTGCATGTGCTCGGTGTGGTCTACAACCTGGGCACTGGTGAGGAAGACAACACCGGTGAAGGTAACTTGCGTTCAGTCACACTCACTGTTTATTATTTGAAACCACTCGGGTGAAATGTTGTGTTAGTTTCTACTGGAGTATCCGTTTCAGTGCCTCCTGGGGATTGTTGATTCTCTTTTGTGCTCAGCAGCCAGTCGTTTGATGTTTGTCCGCGGGAGGCAGGATCTGGAAATCCGGGGGCCGAGACTGAACGTGACCAAAGAGGAGAAGACCTCCGTCCGACACGGATCAGACCGTCGCCTTGAACCTATCATCACACCTCCGATGCCTCTGCtggaggtctgtgtgtgtctagcaCAACTGCACAACCTTTAATCTGTTACAGCATTAGTCTTGTTTGCAGGCTTAAGCCATGTTTTTACCCTGCAGCTTCTAGGCACCTATTATTATAGGAGCTCTTACAGATCATTTTTCTTTATCGTCTTATCCCAGGTGTTTTTTATTAACTTCCCCACGGGCTTGCTATGCAGCGAGATCAGGAAAGCGTGGGTGGAGTTTGTCAACATGAGCGCCGTTCCCCTCACTGGCTTGCGAGTGGCGTCCACCCACCCCGAGTTCTTCACCTTCGGAAGTGCTACCTCTGACCTCACCCCGGTGACCCCCACTGCCGCCGAACACTGCTCCGCCTACAAGACAATGGCCACACCCCCATCTGTGGCCGCAGTGACGCTGGTATCTCCTTCATCGTTTGGCATGTCCGCGGATGACCGGCCCACGGTAGCTGAGATTCCTTTAACAGGTGGAGTTCTTGGACCTGGTGAGGCTCTACAGATACCACTGTGGCTCAGAGGACCTGACAGAGAGGGCGTGCACGAgatccacttcctgttttactATGAGAGTGTGGAGAAAAATGCAAAGCTCAGGTATCCAACAGCAGAGGGattccccccaccccccaatgTGCTTTCTGACATCTTTGAATGACtgtccttcactctgtctctcactttccTCTTTCTCATTTTTAGTCACCGGGTGCTGCGTCACACCGCATTCATCTGCGCGAGTCGCTCCCTGAGCGCAAGAGTGACAGCTtgtcacagtaacacactgccAGGAAAAGTACACAGAGAGGAAAGGGATGAGGAGCGCTGCGGCAGCATGCTGGTGTTCGTGGATGTGGAAAATATCAACACTGTAAACAGACAATCCTTACTTGTCCATACAAGATCAGCCACTCTGTTCAATTTGTAATCATCACCTAAGTAGCAAAAACACTCACATATATGAATACGATGCTAAACAACATACTATTAGTAGCATGTCAGAGTCGGTGCTGTAATCAGTGCTAACATGAACGAGTTTAGAATTTACATCGTCATTATTCCGAGTACGTACATTAAAGATCGTCTTTTCTGTCCGTCTGTCCCTTCCAGAGTGAAGCAGGGGTGCGTGAGTTCCACATAGTGCAGGTATCTAGCAGCAGTAGACAGTGGAGGCTGCTCAAGTGCATCAATCCTGCTGGAGACAAAGGTCTGAGTCTTCTGCATttcatctctgttttttttttttgactgaattAAACTGCCATGATGAGGGTGGATCTTACACAggaaatataaatctatataaaataaaaaaatttatgaCCGTGTTGGCACAAATACcctattttaataaagaaattagTGATTAATGTAGCCGAATCGGCAATGCATGAAGGTTTCGAAGACGTTGTTCAAAAGTGCTTGTTATACCCATCAGCTTCTAACCATCTTGAGCCAAAGACAAAATTGAACGTGCAGAGAAATGCAGCATGCTCAAAAAAATCACTAAACACTTTTCACTTCCATATCAGTAATGAAGAGGGaatttgttgatgataaatcATGTAGGTTCTGTGATACCTAAGGTGATGCTGCCCTCTCAGagctttattcatttatcacaAATAATCCGCTCTTTGTACAGACTAAAATATGAGCTTTGTTAAATCTATGCACATGATTACTTTTTGCTTGATCTGATATCATAACCGAAGGTTCTTTTAGGAAAGATCTAGACTTTAGTGGtcgccaaaaaaaaaaaataataaatctgtgagAGCTCTGAACATTTTTCTAATTCTGTGTTGTCTCTACCACCATCACCAACCCTCCCTCCTCCTTTCCAGACTCTAAGCTGGGCAGCAGGGAGCGAGGGAAGCTGTGCTTCAGGGCAACTAGATGCAGAACACAGGAAGGTAAGAGACGCCACACCCATTTGACCAGCATTTCAGTTCCACATCTTTAGCTATCAGAATATAGCTATACCTGTTCATCGCACTCTATTTAAGTCTCAtactgtctgtattgtctcacattgcctgttttgtcttgtatagtctattttgttttgtcttgtcttctttgtttttgtctgataGTGTTACTTATGTCTGTACTTATAAGAGTCACCAACAGCTGGAACGCAATTCCTTGTTTGTCAACACACGTGGCCAATAAACCCGATTCTGCTTCTCGTGTGTAAACCTACCCATGCCGATTTCTGCTTGTCGTTAATCTTTCCAGGTTCAGCTGTCTGTACATCAGACGCTCTAACCTTTGACAGTGAAATAAAGTATTGACACAAACCATACCAATTACAGAATATTACGCCTACCAGTACTACAAGTGTAAAGAGTGCTTATGAGTTaatatcagtgttgtataaagtagtagaaagcaatacttgagcaaaagtacaagtatcgtactagaaaaagtgaaagtgaaagtcaccttttagaatattactcaagtaaaagtcttaaaatatctgatatttactgtacttaagtatcaaaagtcatttttctgatatttactgtactaaagtgtttgaagtaaaaagtaaaatttctgtgattttcggtaggcataagagcaggggtggttctagggtttcatctttagggggttttagccctcagtgagaatttaaaacaagaaaacttttatattatatattatatgactacatagtaaaccaaaagttatggtattattaaatgccaAAAGTGGACatcaaaattttatgcatgatgtaatgatgccagtcttgaatcagatcagttcatgtatgtgtgcattctctacaaacagtgtgtccaatgaatgcagtcattaataaacaaatattcacaagacaaagaccaaatcaataaatgctatttttatttagtattgatattgaattaatattttgtttgtgctaccaactctggtaataagaatagtgacatttcactgcttttggttgccgccgttatagataaatgcctatagctctgactgcgcgtgtaCCCGTGTTTCTCCGTACAGCGCGCGGAGCTGCTTAATgaaatctaggagcagtgattcgccaaacctcccttattgcagtcacacacatttcttctgattttttttttttgtagtaacgagCAACGAAGACGATttgtgggaatataacggagtaaaagtatacattttatctaggaaatgtagtggagtaaaagtgaaagttgacgtaaatttaaatagcgaagtaaagtacagatacgtgacatttctacttaagtacagtaacgaagtatttgtactccgttacattacaacactggttaaTATAAATGGCTTGTCAGCTAGGACAAGGCTGTTCTTCATCTTCTGATCTGTCTCATGTTGTTTCAGCTCAAACACAACGTTTTTTCGTATTTCCCCACACTATTCTTTGGAAATTTGCCGGAAAattcagtttctgaaatactccaACCAGTCTCTCTGACACAAGCAACCATGCCGCAGAGATCACACTTTGCCCTCGTGttgtgatgtgaacattaacttaagttcttgacctgtatctgcatgacgTTAGCCATTGTGCTGATGCCACGTGTTTGGCTGATTTagataaatacaataatatgtaggtgttcctaataaagtggatgttGAGTGGAGGGTTATTTGTTTTAAGACATCTTTATTATTGACAGACATTACATTGCTTTATATGCCAGATTGTAGAggcagccatgatacagtgctcCTGGAGAAAATACAgttcagggccttgctcacGGATCCAATCATGGCAGCTGGGTGGTgcttgggcttgaaccccatCCTTAGTAATAACACcaaaccagagccttaactactTTCCCCACCACTCTGCCCTTTAAATGAACAACCAACGATAACCGATGTCACCGCATGTAAAGAAAGCGCCACGTGTGGTCTGcccattttttaattaatttgtctgcacttttctttttcagctACCTCAGACACAGTAGAGAAATACACGTTTGCTGACCTAAACCTTGGCAATGAACAGGTAAATCAAAACCGGTTGTCACACCCGTATACCTCAAATAGACAGAAACACATGAATCAATCGTGTTCATATAATCGTTTTTCACCGAGCATTGACGGGCCGTTTTCAGTCAAATTCTTAACACAGTCTTATTCTCCTGCtcatttctttgctttttttttcatctccacAGATTGTCAGTTCTATGACTCCAtgtgcagacttttttttccgGAGAGGTCCACCCTCTGATCTTAGGAAAGGAGGCGGGTCTTCAGGTCTAGCCACATACATGAGGAGGCAGAGCCTCACACCTGCTGACAGGACAGATCAAAGCATGACTAGCGCGGTTCGGAAATGCACTGAAGTGGAGCTCGACATCATCGTCCTTTGGAAGGTACTTTACAGTCGCTTCAATTCAGTGAAACTAAaccttttttattatcattattattattattattattattattattattaaatcctcTAGCAAAATTCTTTACCGTTTCTACTCACTGACACTATATTAGGAACACTATACTATTGCTGGCTAGGGCTTCCAGTTTTGCTCTCAAAACATCATCAGTAATTTAGAGCAGGGATTCCACAAGTTGTTTGAATGATTCCTTTGAGTTTCTCGTCCGTGTTGAGATGAGATGATACGAGACGTGACCCCAGCTAGAGATGACATCAGGATAAATCTCCCACGCATGTTTAACCAGTCAGTGGTCTGCACTATTTATAGCTCTTACCTATATGTCAGAGCTCAGCTCACATGGTgcttcagggggaaaaaaaaaggtaaccaCACTTTACTGTGCCAGCTGATCGTATGAGGTCATGTTTTGACTAGATCGTGTTCACTACATCATGTTTGTTCTAAGCAACACTATTATTAAGCAGATCAGCTTCCTGGCTGATTTGGGGCTTGGAGCCTTTACACTGTAtgtgaaatgtttgtgtaattgttgttttaatGGCTTCTGCTCTTGCAGGCATATGTTGTGGAGGACAACAAGCAGCTCATTTTAGAGGGACAACTCCACGTTGCTTTGCAAACTATCGGCAAGGAAGCATGCTCGCTCACACAGAAAGAGGTATCGCTCAAAAGACCACACACTTCGCTCCCAAattatcgaccgatatgaagcaATTCTTAATCACAGTTCAGAGGCTGCTGTAGTGGTGGGAaatgtgtgcagtatgtatgtgtgtagataATTGTTGCCATATGtcaaagttgtgtgtgtgtgtgtgtgtgtgtgtgtgtatgttttgataTGCCTGTTAACAAGGTTGTTTGTGTGATATCAACATTCCTCAGTTGTTTCTGTACCGATAGGAAATCGGAGTGAATCATTTGCATGAATCATATGCACTTTATTACTGAATCGTTCAAACAGCATAAAAATCATGCAGCATATTGTTACCTGGTTCAGATCACGGATGGGtgccattttttttctgcatgcaCACACTACGGTATCAAACGTTTCACATTcctatttatttgtacattttgatTTTTAGACTTTGGCCAAGAATTAGAATTTTGCTGCCTCATTAATCTTTTAATCTGTCAAGCATTTTTACTTTTCCATTAAACATTAGTTccttaaataaatcattaagtCATTCATTCAGCTCTCGCACCTCTGAAACAGATTACATTTGGtctgttgcttgtttttttttttttcgcacaCTGTTACATAGCAACCATGGCCTTAGACACCCAAGTCATACATATAAGTCCAGATGTTGCTCCTTTGtctctaaacctaacctcacacccaaacacacacacaccacacaaaaccatATCCCCACCTCCACCCCGGCTTCTCTATAATGAGTTTTGAAGACTAAGTGGATTCTGTGACACTGTTTTTAACCGGACCTGTGTGTGGCAGGAGGCTCAGGAGATGGTGCTGCTAAAGTTCAAGCCTGATCCTCCACCTCCTGTCAGCAAACCCTCACTGGAACAGCTTTCCCATCTCATCAAGACCTGTCTGCACTACCCCGAATCCTATGACCACCCCTTCCCACAGAAAAGGTCTGTCTCTCTTGTGTGcaggcgcacgcacacacacacacacacacacacacacacacactttttctggGAGGTGTTGTGAAAGTTGTTGTATATTCTAACTGATGGAGTAAACATCACTACACCTGGAGAATGAAAGTAGGGTGAAGGTTAGTGCTCTGGACAAATGACCACTTATTCTAATATATTCTTATGCATCACATGTGCTCTTATTTTACCTTCCTGTTCCTTTAactgtgtcccaaatgacataCTGCAAAACTGTTCACGTACACATTCTTATATACACTACGCACTCTAAACAAAACTGATTAatcaagattttaaaaaaagtaaatgacaCAACATGAGCTTTAGGAGAAATCGTTTCCCGTCCACCATGAGCGCCTGGTAGCCCCAACCCTCTTCTGCGAGCATTTAGTGCATAAAGTGTCTATGCTTGGTTAAACATTTTAACGCACTTCTAATTAAACAACCAGATGCTTTGTAAACAAATCGGTCATTTCACAAAGACCTGGATAGAAAACCATTTAATTAATGACCTCTTAACAAACAGCTAATGTTCCAAAAATGTTCAATCTCTGTAAGCATTTGCTGccttgtttataataataattataaaaggtGTACTAGAGAATGGGTTCATGAAACAAACTGCAAACAGCATTTCTTTTGTATATGCTACAATTTACTTTCTTATATCGGCAAATCTCCAAACTGCAGAATAAATACAAAGATCTGTCTACTCTTTTTGTTTCCTTAAAATTTTGTCACTTTGTCAAGCTacttctccatctgtctctcctcAGCTTATGCATGGTACCGGTTACCTTGACTCTGTCCAACTGTTCCTTGGCCCAGGTGGATGTCATCGTTGACTTGCGCCAGAAAACAACGAGGTAATCGAGTCATTCATGTCGCTCTTGTCAGTAATAGATTTTTGGCTCGTGCACGTTCTAACCAACTGCTGTCTCTCGTCCTGTTAGCCCCGAGTCATTAGAGGTGCACGGTGCGTTCACGTGGTTGGGGCAGACCCAGTACAAGCTGCAGCTGCGGCCACAAGAAGTCCACCAGCTCTCACTGAAGGCCTGCTTCTTCCAGGCTGGTGTTTATAACCTGGGCACAGCGCGGGTCTTCGCCAAGCTCGCCCAGACAGGCACCATGTGTGAGACCAGCCAGCAGAGCGCAATGCCAGCTCTCATCATTATTAACAGTGTGTGATCCAGTCATCTGTGCAGACCTGCTGCTGCTCCAGCCTCAACTCACCACCCTACAGTGACTATTCTCTTTCAGACTGCAGCAGTTTTCTACTACTTGTTTAAAAAGAATCTGGAAAAACTACATTTGGGGGGGGACATACTAGGGTTATAGAAAAAAACGTGCAAGTGCAGAACTGCATCTGACATTCTTGTACTCTCTGGAGAGATGATAAAATCCAACATGTACCCATAGTTGTTTTTGACTTAAATGCAAAGAGTGGATTTGaaacaattttcttttcttctttcccgAGGATAATTCTCatatcaactttttttttattttatgaagtcCATTTTATTTGCCCAAATCAACACTTAAGACTTAAGACaactgcgtgtgtgtctgtgtgcgtgcatgtctgtgtgcgtgcgagagagtgtgcgtgtctgtgtgtgtgtgtgcgtgtctgtgtgagcaagagagactgagcgtgtctgtgtgtgcgcgtgtctgtgtgtgcgtgtgtctgtgtgtgcgcgtgtctgtgtgtgtgcaagagagactgagcgtgtctgtgtgtgtgtgtgagagagtgagtgtgcgtgtgtgcgcctgtgtacCATAGCACATACATGCACGGTTGTAAACAAATAGTAGTTCTGTCTCATTATTGACAGTGATTCAGGCACGATGCTTC
Protein-coding regions in this window:
- the trappc8 gene encoding trafficking protein particle complex subunit 8 isoform X3, which codes for MARCAQSVQEFIQDSFVPMVAVLCSDDAETVTRKNNLSFPELLRPFCRLTSEGHLRDPNNQIVVVKGLRISVTGVNTQPAHSIELNRLLSQAVSVCQPPDGPAANVITAGDYDLNISATTPWFEAYRESFLQSMPPSDHEFLNHYVACMLVVSSQESVPTEQFQKLSQEQHRIQHSGDYTYPKWFIPNTLKYYVLLHDISDGDEKRADSIYEDMKQRYGTQCCYLLKINSGTGAARPDEQMPDPWSQYLQKSPIYSSEQYEEAVVNNVGENNINSEVDGLDTSDAVTHTHPLNLDQTADPDYPCNSSEAVNSVDMDLSRSQKPTPSTSQAHGVCLTLNDHDRIRQFIQEFTFRGLLPHIEKNIRQLNDQLVSRKGLSRSLFSATKKWFGGGKVPEKSIAELKNTTGLLYPPEAPELQIRKMADLCFLVQHYELAYNCYHTAKKDFLSDQAMLYAAGSLEMAALSAFLQSGAPRPYPAHYMETAIQTYRDVCKNMVLAERCALLSAEVLKSQAKYAEAAALLIKMTSEDSDLRSALLLEQAAHCFINMRCPMVRKFAFHMILSGHRFSKAGQKRHALRCYCQAMQVYKGKGWTLAEDHINFTIGRQSFTLRQPENAIAAFWHILINDSKQSATQQSAFLREYLYVYRNASQPSSESSLPHLPLPCLHCTQTRMFFGHERRLAEGEKQAATHVWLDQEYDREQSQLWAELEEQVVAVVNRGSVPINFQPTQYCLSSHTDNLRYPLAVVEEPIIVEVVFRNPLKVPLALSELSLLWTFTPKDFSGPQGGTTGETVCNEKEAATSKATAFDDLINTEVIPEFPMNPEETKVARLKLLPHKTGELHVLGVVYNLGTGEEDNTGEAASRLMFVRGRQDLEIRGPRLNVTKEEKTSVRHGSDRRLEPIITPPMPLLEVFFINFPTGLLCSEIRKAWVEFVNMSAVPLTGLRVASTHPEFFTFGSATSDLTPVTPTAAEHCSAYKTMATPPSVAAVTLVSPSSFGMSADDRPTVAEIPLTGGVLGPGEALQIPLWLRGPDREGVHEIHFLFYYESVEKNAKLSHRVLRHTAFICASRSLSARVTACHSNTLPGKVHREERDEERCGSMLVFVDVENINTSEAGVREFHIVQVSSSSRQWRLLKCINPAGDKDSKLGSRERGKLCFRATRCRTQEATSDTVEKYTFADLNLGNEQIVSSMTPCADFFFRRGPPSDLRKGGGSSGLATYMRRQSLTPADRTDQSMTSAVRKCTEVELDIIVLWKAYVVEDNKQLILEGQLHVALQTIGKEACSLTQKEEAQEMVLLKFKPDPPPPVSKPSLEQLSHLIKTCLHYPESYDHPFPQKSLCMVPVTLTLSNCSLAQVDVIVDLRQKTTSPESLEVHGAFTWLGQTQYKLQLRPQEVHQLSLKACFFQAGVYNLGTARVFAKLAQTGTMCETSQQSAMPALIIINSV
- the trappc8 gene encoding trafficking protein particle complex subunit 8 isoform X1, whose product is MARCAQSVQEFIQDSFVPMVAVLCSDDAETVTRKNNLSFPELLRPFCRLTSEGHLRDPNNQIVVVKGLRISVTGVNTQPAHSIELNRLLSQAVSVCQPPDGPAANVITAGDYDLNISDRSVKASVPWYSDWRETLTQLSSSKNYTATTPWFEAYRESFLQSMPPSDHEFLNHYVACMLVVSSQESVPTEQFQKLSQEQHRIQHSGDYTYPKWFIPNTLKYYVLLHDISDGDEKRADSIYEDMKQRYGTQCCYLLKINSGTGAARPDEQMPDPWSQYLQKSPIYSSEQYEEAVVNNVGENNINSEVDGLDTSDAVTHTHPLNLDQTADPDYPCNSSEAVNSVDMDLSRSQKPTPSTSQAHGVCLTLNDHDRIRQFIQEFTFRGLLPHIEKNIRQLNDQLVSRKGLSRSLFSATKKWFGGGKVPEKSIAELKNTTGLLYPPEAPELQIRKMADLCFLVQHYELAYNCYHTAKKDFLSDQAMLYAAGSLEMAALSAFLQSGAPRPYPAHYMETAIQTYRDVCKNMVLAERCALLSAEVLKSQAKYAEAAALLIKMTSEDSDLRSALLLEQAAHCFINMRCPMVRKFAFHMILSGHRFSKAGQKRHALRCYCQAMQVYKGKGWTLAEDHINFTIGRQSFTLRQPENAIAAFWHILINDSKQSATQQSAFLREYLYVYRNASQPSSESSLPHLPLPCLHCTQTRMFFGHERRLAEGEKQAATHVWLDQEYDREQSQLWAELEEQVVAVVNRGSVPINFQPTQYCLSSHTDNLRYPLAVVEEPIIVEVVFRNPLKVPLALSELSLLWTFTPKDFSGPQGGTTGETVCNEKEAATSKATAFDDLINTEVIPEFPMNPEETKVARLKLLPHKTGELHVLGVVYNLGTGEEDNTGEAASRLMFVRGRQDLEIRGPRLNVTKEEKTSVRHGSDRRLEPIITPPMPLLEVFFINFPTGLLCSEIRKAWVEFVNMSAVPLTGLRVASTHPEFFTFGSATSDLTPVTPTAAEHCSAYKTMATPPSVAAVTLVSPSSFGMSADDRPTVAEIPLTGGVLGPGEALQIPLWLRGPDREGVHEIHFLFYYESVEKNAKLSHRVLRHTAFICASRSLSARVTACHSNTLPGKVHREERDEERCGSMLVFVDVENINTSEAGVREFHIVQVSSSSRQWRLLKCINPAGDKDSKLGSRERGKLCFRATRCRTQEATSDTVEKYTFADLNLGNEQIVSSMTPCADFFFRRGPPSDLRKGGGSSGLATYMRRQSLTPADRTDQSMTSAVRKCTEVELDIIVLWKAYVVEDNKQLILEGQLHVALQTIGKEACSLTQKEEAQEMVLLKFKPDPPPPVSKPSLEQLSHLIKTCLHYPESYDHPFPQKSLCMVPVTLTLSNCSLAQVDVIVDLRQKTTSPESLEVHGAFTWLGQTQYKLQLRPQEVHQLSLKACFFQAGVYNLGTARVFAKLAQTGTMCETSQQSAMPALIIINSV
- the trappc8 gene encoding trafficking protein particle complex subunit 8 isoform X2 is translated as MARCAQSVQEFIQDSFVPMVAVLCSDDAETVTRKNNLSFPELLRPFCRLTSEGHLRDPNNQIVVVKGLRISVTGVNTQPAHSIELNRLLSQAVSVCQPPDGPAANVITAGDYDLNISDRSVKASVPWYSDWRETLTQLSSSKNYTATTPWFEAYRESFLQSMPPSDHEFLNHYVACMLVVSSQESVPTEQFQKLSQEQHRIQHSGDYTYPKWFIPNTLKYYVLLHDISDGDEKRADSIYEDMKQRYGTQCCYLLKINSGTGAARPDEQMPDPWSQYLQKSPIYSSEQYEEAVVNNVGENNINSEVDGLDTSDAVTHTHPLNLDQTADPDYPCNSSEAVNSVDMDLSRSQKPTPSTSQAHGVCLTLNDHDRIRQFIQEFTFRGLLPHIEKNIRQLNDQLVSRKGLSRSLFSATKKWFGGGKVPEKSIAELKNTTGLLYPPEAPELQIRKMADLCFLVQHYELAYNCYHTAKKDFLSDQAMLYAAGSLEMAALSAFLQSGAPRPYPAHYMETAIQTYRDVCKNMVLAERCALLSAEVLKSQAKYAEAAALLIKMTSEDSDLRSALLLEQAAHCFINMRCPMVRKFAFHMILSGHRFSKAGQKRHALRCYCQAMQVYKGKGWTLAEDHINFTIGRQSFTLRQPENAIAAFWHILINDSKQSATQQSAFLREYLYVYRNASQPSSESSLPHLPLPCLHCTQTRMFFGHERRLAEGEKQAATHVWLDQEYDREQSQLWAELEEQVVAVVNRGSVPINFQPTQYCLSSHTDNLRYPLAVVEEPIIVEVVFRNPLKVPLALSELSLLWTFTPKDFSGPQGGTTGETVCNEKEAATSKATAFDDLINTEVIPEFPMNPEETKVARLKLLPHKTGELHVLGVVYNLGTGEEDNTGEASRLMFVRGRQDLEIRGPRLNVTKEEKTSVRHGSDRRLEPIITPPMPLLEVFFINFPTGLLCSEIRKAWVEFVNMSAVPLTGLRVASTHPEFFTFGSATSDLTPVTPTAAEHCSAYKTMATPPSVAAVTLVSPSSFGMSADDRPTVAEIPLTGGVLGPGEALQIPLWLRGPDREGVHEIHFLFYYESVEKNAKLSHRVLRHTAFICASRSLSARVTACHSNTLPGKVHREERDEERCGSMLVFVDVENINTSEAGVREFHIVQVSSSSRQWRLLKCINPAGDKDSKLGSRERGKLCFRATRCRTQEATSDTVEKYTFADLNLGNEQIVSSMTPCADFFFRRGPPSDLRKGGGSSGLATYMRRQSLTPADRTDQSMTSAVRKCTEVELDIIVLWKAYVVEDNKQLILEGQLHVALQTIGKEACSLTQKEEAQEMVLLKFKPDPPPPVSKPSLEQLSHLIKTCLHYPESYDHPFPQKSLCMVPVTLTLSNCSLAQVDVIVDLRQKTTSPESLEVHGAFTWLGQTQYKLQLRPQEVHQLSLKACFFQAGVYNLGTARVFAKLAQTGTMCETSQQSAMPALIIINSV